The DNA sequence GACCTCGACACGGCTAGGTGACTTACTGAATAGGACATGTCCAGCACCGCCAAAGACCTCACAATAGAGCGTGTGCTGTGGTATATGCTGGATTAGCCAATCCTTCAAGAAATACTTGCCCCCCATGCGATTGATTGGACTTTTTAAAGCCATGCTCATGTGTTCGTATGTATTCTCCTGTTTTTAAAAAGGGTACTGTCAATGTCGGTACCCCCTGTTGATGGTGTCGGCTAAAGCTACGTCATCACGATGCCCTCGCCAATAGCCAGGTCAAAGGGTGTCGTTTAAAGCTACACCCTTTAATCCTGCCCACAGGGTCTCACCTTCATGCTTTCCATGTGTGCAATCAGGTCACCCCGCTTAAACTTCAACAATTTGCCTAGCTTGTAATGCGGTATAGTCCTGCGCATTGTCCATGAATAAATGGTATCGGGTGATACGCCTAAGAATGTTGCAGCCTCTCTTACGTTGAGATATTCGCTATCGTTCTTTACTATTTCCATTGTTGTGTTCTCCTAAAAAGAATTGTTTTATTTACCTACCCTATTGCCTACTTTTGCGGCCATAAACACAGGCTTGAATCACGCTCAGAAGCCTATAGGCTGTAGAGATTTACACCCCTATAGCCGAACCGAAGGCATTGACAGGGGGTTAATTACCTTCAAGATAATCAGGGTGTGTATATTTTTCGATTAAATCGCACCTGCCTAACTCTTTCAATGTAGCGCATACCGATTGGCCGCCAGGCTTCCAGTAATGGTATTTCGGATCACTATTGGAAGGAATCACCAGGACACCAAAATTAGTAATGTAAGGCTTTACCTGGTCAGGCTCGCAATTCTCACCCATAATCGCCATCCGTTCGGCTAATTCGTATGGTATAGCCTGCAGCTCAATCTTACCTGCCTCTATTTTTTCTGATTCTGACTTTTGCTTTCCAACTGGAAGTTTCCCTAGTTCGTTTTTTATTTCGCTTTTACCTGCATCTGTGTTTTGCTGAAACGCTTTTTGTAATTGTGGATTGGTAAAAAATTTAGAAATATCTAGCATGCAATCTCCTTCATAAGTTAGCCCCTATAGGAATATGTTAAATTTATCTCACAGTACGCTTTTTTAAGGCCAGTACGCTTTTCAGTACGCTTTTCAGTACGCTTTTTTTAGGGTGTGTTTTTTGTAAGTTTAACAAAATCAACAACTTGCATTTTTGCAGTACGCCCAGTACGCTTTTTTTTGCATATACACCCCTACCCCTTTTTTTTTATATCCTCTCTTATATATATTTTCACTTTTCACCCCCCTGCGATTGTAGAGTAAAAAAATGCGTACTGGGCGTACTATTCCAGCATTTTCAAGGGATTGCGGGAAAAAAAGCGTACTGAAAAGCGTACTGGAGGCGTACTATTTTCAAAAAAAGCGTACTGTCTTTGGTGAAAATTACCCATTTTTAACGATTTTGACATAAGACTTCCCGTTTCTAAAATCTCGCTTTCCATTTTTGTGTGGATTGTAGGAAAGTCCGTTATGGTTAACCCATTTTTTTACGTAGCTGGTAAAAGTGCTGCTTTTCGTTTCGGTATCACCTGTTGTGTCTTTGTAGCTAGAAAATAAATCTTCAAATTTGTGTTCAGTATTTAAAGCAATAGCCGATTCAGCCCATTCCGAAAAGCCATCGGGTGTAGAATCTAAAAGTTTTCTGGTTTCATAATTCCTGATTTTTGGAGTAATCACCCCTTCCCCTAGATATTTTTGAATGCAATAAATCACAAAACAAAAAAATGCATTCCATTCCTCTTTATCCCATGCGGTAAAAAATACTTTGCCGTGCACCTCTTTGGGGGTTTGTAGTTTGTAGTAATCTGAGAATTCAATGATGTGCTGCCTGCGGGTGAAGCTATGCCCCTCGCCTTTTAGGGTGTGATTACTGGTGATAGTCATTTTAGGCGAAACTGCGAAGGGGATTTCAAACTTCCTGGCATTTTTTCTCTCAACGGAAAAATTGCCTGTTGACCTCTGAAATAACGCCCGAAAGTTAAACTTCCAACTTGCGTCATCGAATGCTATGACCTCTGTGTCGGGTGTCACCTGTTGAAAGCAAAAACGGTCTGACAAATCAACGCCCTGACCGTCCATCTGTAATAAATTTTTTATCTGTGACAGTGCTTGGACTAAAAATATACTTTTGCCAGTGCCACCCTCTGACGCTCCCTTTTCACTAATTTGAGCATCACAGCCAATAACGACAAGACAGTTAGAAACATTTTTGTATCCATGCAGCATATACCCCAATGCGGTTATTTTTGACTCAAAGTCAGACATGCGCATCCATCGCTCACCATTGGGGGTATGCTGTTCTCCCTTTGCAGTTTCTGCCGCTCGTTCTTCTTCTGTTAAAACGTATGAAGAAGTATTTACTACAAAATCAGCAAATACGCTGGGTGTTTCAATGACTTTAAAGGCATGGGATTTTATGCTTTTTCTCCAAATGAACTTTTTCATCTCTTGTAGTTTGGTGTAAGGATGCAGTATTTCCGAGTCCTTTTTGATTTCTACAAATCCGTTGTTGAAGAATAAGTAACAGGTATCAAAAGTATCCCTTAAAAAATCAATCGTGATATAGGGCAGTGAATTTATCTGCCATTCAGAAAATAAATATGCGCTGCTGCTTTGTACTTTGCGTAAAACTTTTTTCAGAATCTCTTTTCTGTTCTTGCATCCCTCTCTACCAATCTCCTCATTTAAATAGGCCAATATAAAATCTTTCATCTGAACTGGCTGAATCTGGTCAACAATGCTATCCGAAATTCTGACATACATATATGCGGTATCTTCCGGATTGACTCTATAACGCTTAAAGCCCATTGAAGGAAGAAATTCTTGGAACAGTTTTACCGTGCATAGCTCAACATCCCCATTTTCGAGAGCTACCCAAAAATCTCCAAACCCAACTATTTCCTTGTTTTTCTTTTTGGTCTTTCCTGCACCTTCAAACTTCTCCTGCCGTCTAGTTTGAGGAAGCTCAATCCCTGCCGCCTTCGCCATGTAAATGATTGTTGCAAAGGTAACATCGCCTCGATTCGTCCGAAGGCAATTGTCATACTTCCGATCACATTCCGCCTCATCGTATTTAGAACTTCTTTGACTCAGTGCATGGAAATAACTCCTACCTGCCTCACCGAATTCATGAGCTAGTACAAAGCCCACCTTTGTCCAATCTGGATGGCCATCGTCGCCGATCATTTTGCCGCTCTTGATAATGGCCTCCATAATGCTTTTATTATTACTCTGGCCGCTTGGGTATGCTTTCAAATCCTCTTGTGTTGATTCGCCAAAATCTTCTGCATCAGGAACAATGACCGTCTCAGCATTTTCGTTATAGTGCAGCTTAGGGTCATATGAAACAAAACGAAGCCGTGAGACATCCTTGCATGACTTATCAATACAAAGCTCGTAGTTCTCCTGGTAATATGCCTGGAGAAACTCAAAGCTTTCCGCATGCTGGTCGCCATCAATCTTGACGATCACGAAAAGCCCCTGCCCGGAAACAGATGAAGAAACACACTCGGAATATTTATCTTTCTGTAAATTCTCCCGCACCGCTTCAAGGCTCGTCTCTAATTCGGGATTGTCTTGAAGGTCAAAATCAATCGCCAGCCGCCCGCTATGGCTTTGCAGCCCGCTTGATTTCCGCTCGGAGAAGACACCGCTTGGAGTGAATGCAGGAAGTCTTTGTTTCAAAGCATTTCGCTTTTTGGTGTCCGCTTCGTTCCGCACTTGCTCAACTTGATTTCTCCATTTCCCGCTTTTGATACCGTCC is a window from the Candidatus Jettenia sp. genome containing:
- a CDS encoding helix-turn-helix domain-containing protein — encoded protein: MEIVKNDSEYLNVREAATFLGVSPDTIYSWTMRRTIPHYKLGKLLKFKRGDLIAHMESMKVRPCGQD
- a CDS encoding PriCT-2 domain-containing protein, with the translated sequence MSEAATLSDVSIRLYQNSFDKTGATSNLDAVMDGIKSGKWRNQVEQVRNEADTKKRNALKQRLPAFTPSGVFSERKSSGLQSHSGRLAIDFDLQDNPELETSLEAVRENLQKDKYSECVSSSVSGQGLFVIVKIDGDQHAESFEFLQAYYQENYELCIDKSCKDVSRLRFVSYDPKLHYNENAETVIVPDAEDFGESTQEDLKAYPSGQSNNKSIMEAIIKSGKMIGDDGHPDWTKVGFVLAHEFGEAGRSYFHALSQRSSKYDEAECDRKYDNCLRTNRGDVTFATIIYMAKAAGIELPQTRRQEKFEGAGKTKKKNKEIVGFGDFWVALENGDVELCTVKLFQEFLPSMGFKRYRVNPEDTAYMYVRISDSIVDQIQPVQMKDFILAYLNEEIGREGCKNRKEILKKVLRKVQSSSAYLFSEWQINSLPYITIDFLRDTFDTCYLFFNNGFVEIKKDSEILHPYTKLQEMKKFIWRKSIKSHAFKVIETPSVFADFVVNTSSYVLTEEERAAETAKGEQHTPNGERWMRMSDFESKITALGYMLHGYKNVSNCLVVIGCDAQISEKGASEGGTGKSIFLVQALSQIKNLLQMDGQGVDLSDRFCFQQVTPDTEVIAFDDASWKFNFRALFQRSTGNFSVERKNARKFEIPFAVSPKMTITSNHTLKGEGHSFTRRQHIIEFSDYYKLQTPKEVHGKVFFTAWDKEEWNAFFCFVIYCIQKYLGEGVITPKIRNYETRKLLDSTPDGFSEWAESAIALNTEHKFEDLFSSYKDTTGDTETKSSTFTSYVKKWVNHNGLSYNPHKNGKRDFRNGKSYVKIVKNG